In Alistipes ihumii AP11, a genomic segment contains:
- a CDS encoding DNA adenine methylase codes for MLSRLGFSGVFSSSFSYTRTTGKSGARVFAAKDRFLPELKELLEKCTIEQDDALKVLSRFDTPTTFHFVDPPYVGSNMGHYTGMFNEDNLNRLLEVLSGIKGKFMLTMYPHDLIREYAGRFGWTIRPVQRTVTASNTKRRKQEEWMITNY; via the coding sequence GTGCTTAGCCGGCTGGGATTCTCAGGCGTATTTTCGTCTTCCTTTTCGTATACCCGTACTACGGGAAAAAGCGGTGCCAGAGTCTTCGCAGCCAAAGACCGTTTTCTTCCCGAACTCAAGGAATTACTCGAAAAATGCACCATCGAGCAGGACGACGCCCTGAAAGTGCTCTCCCGCTTCGATACCCCGACGACCTTTCATTTCGTGGATCCGCCCTATGTGGGCTCCAATATGGGCCATTATACGGGAATGTTCAACGAAGATAACCTGAACCGCCTGCTCGAGGTGCTCTCCGGAATAAAGGGGAAATTCATGCTGACGATGTATCCCCATGACCTGATCCGCGAGTATGCCGGACGCTTCGGCTGGACGATTCGTCCCGTACAGCGTACCGTGACTGCATCTAATACAAAGCGGCGCAAGCAGGAGGAGTGGATGATTACCAACTATTAA
- a CDS encoding DNA adenine methylase gives MKTPISYYGGKQSMLKDILPLVPEHDIYTEVFAGGAALLFAKSPVRVNVINDLNGELVNFYRTVVADFDALRLEVLRTAHSREQHDVAWFIYRHPDYFSPVKRAWAV, from the coding sequence ATGAAAACACCCATCAGTTATTACGGCGGCAAGCAGTCCATGCTCAAAGATATCTTGCCGCTCGTTCCCGAACATGATATCTATACGGAGGTTTTCGCCGGCGGTGCTGCCCTGCTCTTCGCCAAGAGTCCCGTGCGGGTCAATGTGATCAACGACCTGAACGGCGAGCTGGTCAACTTTTACCGTACCGTCGTGGCGGACTTCGACGCCCTGCGCCTCGAGGTGCTGCGCACGGCCCACAGCCGCGAACAACACGACGTGGCCTGGTTCATCTACCGGCATCCGGACTACTTCAGTCCGGTCAAGCGGGCTTGGGCCGTATGA
- a CDS encoding helix-turn-helix domain-containing protein: MEMSKEEFMMLHERLLDRLDRLEHKIESLTTIGGKQMLDNRDMRLLLKVCDRTLLRWRRSRNLRGFRISGKVYYMASDVHRFLQSEYYRKEERNRNRNNKNHFHEKEQ; this comes from the coding sequence ATGGAAATGAGCAAAGAAGAATTCATGATGCTGCACGAAAGGCTCCTCGATCGTCTCGATCGGTTGGAGCATAAGATCGAGTCGCTCACTACCATCGGAGGCAAGCAGATGCTCGACAACCGCGACATGCGTCTGCTGCTGAAGGTTTGCGACCGCACACTGCTACGCTGGCGTCGCAGCCGCAACCTGAGGGGATTTCGTATCAGCGGCAAGGTTTACTATATGGCTTCTGATGTCCACCGATTCCTGCAAAGCGAGTATTATCGGAAAGAAGAACGAAATCGCAATAGAAATAATAAAAACCATTTCCATGAAAAAGAACAGTAA